A stretch of Coccidioides posadasii str. Silveira chromosome 2, complete sequence DNA encodes these proteins:
- a CDS encoding uncharacterized protein (EggNog:ENOG410PIEJ~COG:S~BUSCO:7581at33183) — MDTETQHPQDHDLGTPHWAEMGLFNSPHHPLGDFHGFTFGSSPIVPLEPTYSMSIPQSFPPQQLGPLTMAPQWPSMLSTQPNYAPVPLAPMPMPMPSHLQNLHATHVSSSPTPRRTLTDADRRRMCMYHEENPHVKQTEIGAMFGVERSTVSKVLRQKEKYLYPDDGRRSPIKKTKGKFPDIERALSNWARNHVRHGGELSDAMIRERALFFANSVGSPEGHQKLLSSSWLEKFKRKNYLPGSLSRKGSLDATNTSESPGTANSIVHTPNDQSSVSPSGMLSPSPVSPKQVANEFRKESIDCITTRSNDDFSQTFSPLTSPLGTNTSVTAFTSEIPFTPDQTTPGHNPVRQRSQTLPILAADQPCVSSETTEAPLIQGLEPSAIDDNVNAAEENPAVRRNRSQPQIKTELSHFSKSNTISPISSPGSPTQDEARRALELVRNYFQNQPSGIGAQEFMTIGKLMEKLELVQSQGTKLERIDEHADFPRMTKKRSIHTL; from the exons ATGGACACTGAAACCCAGCACCCCCAAGACCATGACTTGGGAACCCCCCATTGGGCCGAGATGGGATTGTTCAACTCCCCACATCATCCTCTTGGGGACTTTCATGGGTTTACATTTGGCTCTTCGCCCATTGTGCCCTTAGAACCCACTTATAGCATGTCGATACCGCAGTCCTTCCCCCCCCAGCAACTCGGCCCTTTGACTATGGCCCCGCAATGGCCCAGCATGTTGTCAACTCAACCAAATTATGCGCCGGTGCCTCTGGCACCGATGCCGATGCCGATGCCGTCACATCTACAAAACCTGCATGCCACGCATGTTTCAAGCTCACCGACGCCGCGGCGCACCTTAACGGATGCAGACCGCCGCAGGATGTGCATGTACCACGAGGAGAATCCACATGTAAAGCAAACTGAGATTGGAG CCATGTTCGGCGTTGAGAGAAG CACCGTTTCGAAGGTATTACGCCAGAAAGAAAAGTATCTTTATCCTGATGATGGTCGTCGGTCACCAATCAAAAAGACTAAAGGCAAATTCCCCGACATCGAACGAGCCCTGTCTAATTGGGCCCGAAATCATGTACGCCATGGAGGAGAGCTGAGTGATGCTATGATCAGGGAAAGGGCCCTTTTCTTCGCCAACAGTGTGGGAAGCCctgaaggccatcaaaagcTCTTGAGCTCCAGCTGGCTGGAAAAGTTCAAGCGAAAGAACTACTTGCCGGGATCATTGTCACGAAAAGGCTCATTGGATGCGACAAATACCTCAGAAAGCCCCGGTACCGCTAACTCCATTGTCCACACCCCGAATGACCAATCATCTGTGTCTCCTTCAGGCATGTTAAGCCCGTCTCCTGTATCCCCAAAGCAGGTAGCGAATGAATTCAGGAAAGAAAGTATTGATTGCATCACCACTCGAAGCAACGATGACTTCTCACAGACGTTTTCTCCGCTTACGTCGCCCCTGGGTACCAACACATCAGTCACTGCTTTTACATCGGAAATTCCTTTCACACCGGATCAGACAACACCAGGACACAATCCTGTAAGGCAGAGGAGTCAAACACTGCCTATTTTAGCCGCAGACCAGCCTTGTGTTTCCAGCGAAACAACGGAAGCTCCATTAATCCAGGGCCTAGAGCCTTCTGCTATCGACGATAATGTCAACGCTGCGGAAGAAAATCCAGCCGTGAGACGAAACCGCAGTCAGCCCCAAATCAAAACGGAACTATCCCATTTCTCAAAATCCAATACCATCTCTCCCATTAGCTCCCCTGGTTCTCCAACACAGGACGAAGCCCGTCGAGCTCTGGAGCTAGTAAGGAATTACTTCCAGAACCAGCCCTCTGGTATTGGGGCACAGGAGTTTATGACCATCGGCAAACTTATGGAGAAGCTGGAACTTGTCCAGAGTCAGGGTACAAAGCTGGAGCGTATCGACGAACATGCTGACTTCCCACGAATGACGAAGAAGCGCAGTATCCATACGTTATAA